From a single Paramisgurnus dabryanus chromosome 17, PD_genome_1.1, whole genome shotgun sequence genomic region:
- the dnajc5gb gene encoding dnaJ (Hsp40) homolog, subfamily C, member 5 gamma b has translation MTEANRPQRKLSRAGVSLYSTLGLEKGATAEDIKKAYRKLALKYHPDKNPDNPEASEKFKEINNANTILTDDTKRQIYDEYGSMGLYVADQFGEDTVKYYFLTSKCWFKTLLVFVMFFSCCCCCLCCCFCCGKCGSSENEDNFEYMDPEELAAEMSEEQNKGNDTVITGQPIPCPAPGNSDHPVIVGMPIPEYQDGHYRIHIPSDTHVDMTQ, from the exons ATGACAGAAGCGAATCGACCTCAGCGTAAGCTGTCCAGAGCAGGAGTCAGTCTGTACAGTACATTAGGTCTGGAGAAAGGTGCTACGGCTGAAGATATTAAGAAAGCGTACAG GAAACTGGCATTGAAGTATCACCCAGATAAAAACCCAGACAACCCAGAAGCGTCTGAAAAGTTCAAAGAGATTAACAATGCCAACACCATTCTCACCGACGACACCAAACGACAGATCTACGACGAGTACGGCTCTATGGGGCTCTACGTCGCAGACCAGTTTGGAGAAGATACTGTCAAATACTATTTTCTAACGTCCAAATGCTGGTTTAAG ACTCTGCTTGTGTTTGTGATGTTCTTCTCGTGCTGCTGCTGTTGTTTGTGCTGTTGCTTCTGTTGCGGAAAGTGTGGAAGTTCAGAAAATGAAGATAATTTTGAGTATATGGATCCAGAAGAGCTCGCGGCCGAGATGTCGGAGGAGCAGAACAAAG GCAATGACACGGTTATCACAGGACAACCAATTCCCTGTCCAGCCCCTGGAAATTCAg ATCATCCTGTGATTGTTGGAATGCCCATTCCTGAATACCAAG ATGGACACTATAGGATACACATCCCTTCAGACACACATGTGGACATGACACAATAA